From a single Streptomyces liliifuscus genomic region:
- the pdxA gene encoding 4-hydroxythreonine-4-phosphate dehydrogenase PdxA, translated as MNAAPTAAPAEQSGTAGRRLPIIAVTMGDGAGIGPEVIVPALLNADTLRGCRPVVIGDAERLREAARILGVACDIVCVDGPAQAEFTPGRINVVDLGLLPADLPWGVLSAKAGDAAYQYIRVAAELALNGDVHGICTAPLNKEALHAAGHLYPGHTELLAHLTGVEEVSMMLSTPKVKVIHVTTHIGLIDAVNRIEPGLVERTVRRGHDAMVRAGVEAPVIGVCGINPHAGENGLFGNGEEETKIVPALEVLRADGIDARGPLPADTAFYLAGRGDYDLIVAMYHDQGHGPVKVLGIEAGVNLTVGLPVIRTSVDHGTAFDIAGTGRAEAGSMVEALRQAAEMSSAPAAAR; from the coding sequence GTGAACGCAGCCCCCACCGCCGCGCCCGCCGAGCAGTCCGGCACCGCCGGACGCCGCCTCCCGATCATCGCGGTGACCATGGGCGACGGCGCCGGCATCGGACCGGAGGTCATCGTCCCGGCCCTGCTGAACGCCGACACCCTGCGCGGCTGCCGCCCCGTAGTCATCGGCGACGCCGAACGCCTCCGCGAGGCGGCCCGCATCCTCGGCGTCGCCTGCGACATCGTGTGCGTCGACGGCCCCGCCCAGGCCGAGTTCACGCCCGGCCGCATCAACGTCGTCGACCTCGGCCTGCTCCCGGCCGACCTCCCCTGGGGCGTCCTCTCGGCGAAGGCCGGCGACGCCGCGTACCAGTACATCCGTGTCGCCGCCGAACTCGCCCTGAACGGCGACGTCCACGGCATCTGCACCGCGCCCCTCAACAAGGAGGCCCTGCACGCCGCCGGGCACCTCTACCCCGGACACACCGAACTCCTCGCCCATCTCACCGGCGTCGAGGAGGTGTCGATGATGCTGTCCACACCCAAGGTGAAGGTCATCCACGTCACCACGCACATCGGTCTGATCGACGCCGTCAACCGGATCGAGCCCGGACTGGTCGAGCGCACCGTGCGCCGTGGCCACGACGCGATGGTCCGCGCGGGCGTCGAGGCACCCGTCATCGGGGTGTGCGGAATCAACCCGCACGCCGGCGAGAACGGACTGTTCGGCAACGGCGAGGAGGAGACGAAGATCGTCCCCGCCCTGGAGGTCCTGCGCGCCGACGGCATCGACGCCCGCGGCCCGCTCCCCGCAGACACGGCCTTCTACCTCGCCGGACGCGGCGACTACGACCTCATCGTCGCCATGTACCACGATCAGGGCCACGGCCCGGTGAAGGTCCTCGGCATCGAGGCGGGCGTCAACCTCACCGTGGGCCTGCCGGTCATCCGCACCTCCGTCGACCACGGCACCGCCTTCGACATCGCCGGAACCGGCAGGGCCGAGGCCGGTAGCATGGTCGAGGCGCTGCGCCAGGCCGCCGAGATGTCATCCGCTCCGGCCGCCGCCCGCTGA
- a CDS encoding DeoR/GlpR family DNA-binding transcription regulator — protein sequence MSAIGSKARRDRIVQLATTTGLTSVEELSQLFGVTASTIRRDLAKLTTDGRLARTYGGAMALSAHPEASLRQRTGEAYDAKRAIARWAAAQVQPGETLLLDAGSTVGALAHELRTAKDVTIATTGLTALQELADVETVHVECLGGTLRPLSQGFVGPLTEAALERLTFDRVFLGTDGVSPEHGICEADLRQTRLKELMARRADHVYVLAHAAKLGRRPFHAWAVLPEGWTLVTDDTADPGILAELRARGVTTVLAEPVGTL from the coding sequence ATGTCTGCGATCGGCTCCAAGGCCCGGCGCGACCGGATCGTCCAACTCGCCACCACCACCGGCCTGACCAGCGTGGAGGAGCTCTCCCAGCTGTTCGGCGTCACGGCCTCCACCATCCGCCGCGACCTCGCGAAACTCACCACCGACGGACGGCTCGCCCGCACGTACGGCGGCGCGATGGCCCTGTCCGCGCACCCGGAGGCGTCGCTGCGCCAGCGCACCGGCGAGGCCTACGACGCCAAGCGCGCCATCGCCCGCTGGGCGGCGGCCCAGGTCCAGCCGGGCGAGACGCTACTCCTCGACGCGGGCTCCACGGTCGGCGCGCTCGCACACGAACTGCGTACGGCCAAGGACGTGACCATCGCGACCACCGGACTGACCGCGCTTCAGGAACTCGCCGACGTCGAGACGGTGCACGTCGAGTGCCTCGGCGGCACCCTCAGGCCGCTCAGCCAGGGCTTCGTCGGCCCGTTGACCGAGGCCGCCCTCGAACGGCTCACCTTCGACCGGGTCTTCCTCGGCACCGACGGAGTCTCGCCGGAGCACGGGATCTGCGAGGCCGATCTGCGCCAGACCCGCCTCAAGGAACTCATGGCCCGCCGCGCCGACCACGTCTACGTACTCGCCCACGCGGCCAAGCTGGGCCGCCGCCCCTTCCACGCCTGGGCCGTCCTCCCCGAGGGCTGGACCCTGGTCACGGACGACACGGCCGACCCCGGCATCCTCGCCGAACTGCGCGCCCGCGGAGTCACCACCGTGCTGGCCGAGCCCGTCGGCACCCTCTGA
- a CDS encoding aminotransferase class V-fold PLP-dependent enzyme has product MDKAQTTGHIPEDDAHAGDLADLRNEDFDYLDAGGHTYLDHTGAGLPPTSLVRGSAARITGGLFGNPHSESPASRASGVLLSQARRAVLRHFNADPAEYAVIFTANATGALRLVGEAYPFTRRSRLVMSLDNHNSVNGLREYARSRGATTVYVPVSGPGLRMDERRLRAALPARERGPGLGLGPGLRRGRVGERPHGLLAYPAQSNFTGVQHPLTWIAAAQARGYDVLLDAAAYVPANTLDLSRFHPDFTVVSWYKVFGHPTGVGSLIARRDALARLRRPWFSGGTIYAVSAQAQWHVLADDEAAFEDGTVNFLSVPDVTAGLEWIDGIGMDRVHAHVTALTGQLLAGLRALRHSDGSPLVRMYGPGDLVARGGTAALNLLGADGRVIDERVVTRDSARRGISLRTGCFCNPGAGEAAFALPPRRLRSAARRQVASLEEYLELLRLPSAGAVRISLGLSSQPRDIETFLTFVRETYRDRVPGAAGLEARAGC; this is encoded by the coding sequence GTGGACAAGGCGCAGACCACCGGCCACATACCCGAAGACGACGCGCACGCAGGCGACTTGGCGGACTTACGCAACGAGGACTTCGACTACCTCGACGCCGGCGGGCACACCTATCTCGACCACACGGGAGCGGGTCTTCCGCCGACCTCGCTCGTGCGGGGGAGCGCCGCCCGCATCACCGGCGGACTCTTCGGGAACCCGCACTCCGAGAGCCCGGCCTCCCGCGCCTCGGGAGTGCTGCTGTCCCAGGCCCGCCGCGCGGTGCTCCGCCACTTCAACGCGGACCCGGCCGAGTACGCCGTGATCTTCACCGCCAACGCGACAGGTGCACTGCGGCTGGTCGGCGAGGCGTACCCCTTCACCCGCCGCAGCAGGCTGGTGATGTCCCTGGACAACCACAACTCGGTGAACGGCCTGCGGGAGTACGCGCGTTCGCGCGGCGCGACCACCGTGTACGTACCGGTGAGCGGCCCCGGGCTGCGGATGGACGAGCGGCGGCTGAGAGCCGCCCTGCCCGCGCGTGAACGCGGTCCCGGACTCGGACTCGGACCGGGCTTGCGGCGAGGCCGCGTGGGCGAGCGCCCGCACGGCCTGCTCGCCTACCCCGCGCAGAGCAACTTCACCGGCGTCCAGCACCCGCTCACCTGGATCGCGGCGGCCCAGGCACGCGGCTACGACGTGCTGCTCGACGCGGCCGCGTACGTACCCGCCAACACCCTCGACCTGAGCCGGTTCCACCCCGACTTCACGGTCGTCAGCTGGTACAAGGTCTTCGGCCACCCCACCGGCGTCGGCAGCCTGATCGCACGCCGGGACGCGCTCGCGAGGCTGCGCCGCCCTTGGTTCTCCGGCGGCACCATCTACGCGGTCAGCGCGCAGGCGCAGTGGCACGTCCTCGCGGACGACGAGGCGGCCTTCGAGGACGGCACGGTCAACTTCCTGTCCGTCCCCGACGTGACGGCCGGGCTGGAGTGGATCGACGGCATCGGCATGGACCGCGTGCACGCCCACGTCACCGCGCTGACCGGTCAACTCCTCGCGGGGCTGCGGGCGTTGCGACACAGCGACGGCTCGCCGCTGGTCAGGATGTACGGCCCTGGCGACCTCGTCGCCCGGGGCGGGACGGCCGCGCTCAACCTGCTGGGCGCCGACGGCCGCGTCATCGACGAACGGGTCGTCACCCGCGACAGCGCCCGGCGCGGGATCTCACTGCGCACCGGCTGCTTCTGCAATCCGGGCGCTGGCGAGGCGGCGTTCGCCCTGCCGCCACGCCGACTCCGCTCGGCCGCGCGCCGCCAAGTCGCGTCCCTGGAGGAGTACTTGGAGCTGCTGCGCCTGCCGTCGGCGGGCGCTGTCCGGATCTCGCTCGGCCTGTCGTCACAACCCAGGGACATCGAGACGTTCCTGACGTTCGTACGGGAGACCTACCGGGACCGGGTGCCCGGGGCCGCCGGACTGGAGGCGAGGGCGGGCTGCTGA
- a CDS encoding ATP-binding cassette domain-containing protein, which produces MPIPTGPRPPESPLLAPVDGLRIRARRLTQEVRGAGRVLDEVSLDAEPGRIVVIAGSSGAGKTVLLETLAGLRSADEGSVLHDGVQPGEPGPEFGFVPQEDILHRDLPLHRTLVFAAGLRMPAGTSAQSVTAAVDRVLDTLGLAHRAGTPVRALSGGERKRASIAAELLTRPRALFLDEPTSGLDPVTGAALLRTLRSLAEHGTTIVLTTHVLADLLRGDHVVFLAPGGQVAYTGEPDALCREFGVGTVEEVYEAVADGARIEAAVPPEEPAESEEGAVRSQQPEARPRVGAVRQWSLLTRRGTALLLHNRLSVAVLAGSPVMIVAMFAVLFRAGAFDPADPDPGSTAMIMFWIAFGAFFFGLTYGLLQICTELPVLRREWLAGLRIGPYVASKLTTMLPVLAAADALLLAVLRALDRLPAAGWDTYVSLFVSSVLASAAALALGLLASAAVTDPGQATLMLPLLCFPQVLFSGAFVPVPRMTAAGDAISWAMTNRWAFEALGSGIGLESLWRDGASRLGPPLLDSYGDSFAHPASRGWLILAGFALLFLAATWAVLVRKCRNGVVRGRAGR; this is translated from the coding sequence ATGCCGATACCGACAGGGCCCCGCCCGCCCGAGTCCCCGCTCCTCGCCCCGGTCGACGGCCTGCGGATCCGGGCCCGTCGGCTGACCCAGGAGGTGCGCGGAGCGGGGCGCGTGCTGGACGAGGTGTCCCTCGATGCCGAGCCCGGGCGGATCGTCGTGATCGCCGGCAGCAGTGGCGCGGGCAAGACGGTGCTGCTGGAAACCCTCGCGGGACTGCGGTCGGCCGACGAAGGTTCCGTACTGCACGATGGAGTTCAACCGGGCGAGCCCGGGCCGGAGTTCGGGTTCGTGCCGCAGGAGGACATCCTGCACCGCGACCTGCCGCTGCACCGGACGCTGGTGTTCGCGGCGGGTCTACGCATGCCGGCGGGGACGTCGGCCCAGTCGGTCACCGCGGCCGTCGACCGGGTCCTGGACACGCTCGGGCTGGCGCACCGGGCCGGTACTCCGGTCCGCGCGCTGAGCGGCGGCGAACGCAAACGGGCGAGCATCGCCGCCGAGTTGCTCACCAGACCGCGGGCACTCTTCCTCGACGAACCCACCTCCGGGCTCGATCCGGTCACCGGGGCGGCCCTGTTGCGGACTCTGCGCTCGCTCGCCGAGCACGGCACCACCATCGTCCTGACGACCCATGTCCTCGCGGACCTCCTCCGTGGCGACCACGTCGTGTTCCTGGCTCCGGGCGGACAGGTCGCGTACACGGGTGAACCGGACGCCCTGTGCCGGGAGTTCGGGGTCGGCACGGTCGAGGAGGTGTACGAGGCGGTGGCCGACGGCGCGCGCATCGAAGCCGCAGTGCCCCCTGAAGAGCCCGCGGAGTCCGAGGAAGGCGCGGTCCGTTCTCAGCAGCCGGAGGCACGACCTCGCGTCGGCGCGGTACGCCAGTGGTCGCTGCTCACCCGGCGCGGAACGGCTCTGCTGCTGCACAACCGGCTCTCGGTCGCCGTGCTGGCCGGTTCACCCGTGATGATCGTGGCGATGTTCGCGGTGCTGTTCCGCGCGGGCGCGTTCGACCCGGCGGACCCGGATCCGGGGTCGACCGCGATGATCATGTTCTGGATCGCGTTCGGCGCCTTCTTCTTCGGGCTGACGTACGGCTTGTTGCAGATCTGTACGGAACTGCCCGTGCTCCGCCGCGAATGGCTGGCCGGGCTGCGGATCGGCCCGTACGTGGCGTCCAAGCTCACCACCATGCTCCCGGTACTGGCGGCCGCGGACGCCCTGCTCCTCGCCGTGCTGCGCGCCCTGGACCGGCTACCCGCGGCGGGCTGGGACACGTACGTCTCGCTGTTCGTGTCGAGTGTGCTGGCCTCGGCGGCCGCGCTCGCCCTGGGGCTGCTCGCCTCCGCCGCCGTGACGGACCCGGGGCAGGCGACGCTGATGCTGCCGCTGCTCTGCTTCCCTCAGGTGCTGTTCTCGGGGGCGTTCGTGCCGGTGCCCCGGATGACGGCGGCGGGAGACGCGATCAGCTGGGCGATGACCAACCGATGGGCGTTCGAGGCGCTGGGCAGCGGCATCGGCCTGGAGTCGCTGTGGCGCGACGGTGCCTCCCGGCTGGGACCGCCGCTGCTGGACTCGTACGGCGACTCGTTCGCCCATCCCGCGAGCCGGGGCTGGCTGATCCTGGCCGGGTTCGCCCTGCTGTTCCTGGCGGCGACGTGGGCGGTGCTGGTGCGCAAGTGCCGGAACGGGGTGGTGCGCGGGCGGGCGGGACGATGA
- a CDS encoding ROK family transcriptional regulator, translating to MRSTPRTEAFPAHTPAAAQIFTTVLSHGPLTRSDMAGRAGLSAAAVTKAVRPLIEAGYLVEDAGDEARPSLGRPANPVRVDGGRALFIGVKITGDEIIAVLTDLCCRIRVARHVPLDDREPKAVLASVAALAQELLAEADGFGVQVQGLGVAVSGDVDRAAGEVRFSPFLEWRDLPLAELVEMTTGLPVTVDNDVRALTVAEQWFGAGIGLSDFAVVTVGAGIGCGLVVHGKVVSGAHGVAGEIGHVVIDPTGPPCHCGNRGCAEAIAADPAIVAAVREATRLPVADAAQAVELARRGDPGAREVYARAGEAIGRAIATVANLMGPQRVIISGEGLAAYDLFAEQIRDAFTASAFGTAAQCDLLTRPLPFDEWARGAAATAIQSFIGGPTRGQG from the coding sequence ATGCGCTCGACTCCTCGTACGGAGGCGTTCCCGGCACACACGCCGGCCGCTGCCCAGATCTTCACCACCGTGCTGTCCCACGGCCCGCTCACCCGGTCGGACATGGCCGGCCGGGCCGGGCTCTCGGCGGCGGCGGTCACGAAGGCGGTCCGGCCGCTGATCGAGGCCGGGTACCTGGTGGAGGACGCGGGCGACGAGGCACGACCGTCCCTGGGCCGGCCCGCCAACCCCGTGCGGGTCGACGGCGGACGGGCCCTGTTCATCGGCGTCAAGATCACCGGCGACGAGATCATCGCGGTGCTGACGGACCTGTGCTGCCGTATCCGCGTCGCCCGGCACGTGCCCCTGGACGACCGCGAACCCAAGGCCGTGCTCGCCTCGGTCGCCGCCCTCGCGCAGGAACTCCTCGCGGAGGCCGACGGGTTCGGCGTTCAGGTCCAGGGGCTCGGCGTCGCCGTCTCCGGCGATGTGGACCGCGCCGCCGGAGAGGTGCGCTTCTCGCCCTTCCTGGAGTGGCGCGACCTTCCCCTCGCCGAACTCGTGGAGATGACGACCGGACTGCCGGTCACCGTCGACAACGACGTCCGGGCTCTCACCGTCGCCGAGCAGTGGTTCGGCGCGGGCATCGGCCTCTCCGACTTCGCGGTGGTGACCGTCGGCGCGGGCATCGGCTGCGGCCTGGTCGTGCACGGCAAGGTCGTCTCGGGCGCGCACGGGGTGGCCGGCGAGATCGGGCACGTGGTCATCGACCCGACGGGACCGCCCTGCCACTGCGGAAACCGCGGGTGCGCCGAGGCCATCGCCGCGGACCCCGCGATCGTCGCCGCGGTGCGCGAGGCGACCCGCCTGCCGGTCGCCGACGCCGCGCAGGCCGTCGAACTGGCCCGCCGGGGCGACCCGGGCGCCCGTGAGGTGTACGCGCGGGCCGGGGAGGCGATCGGCAGGGCCATCGCCACCGTCGCCAACCTCATGGGCCCCCAGCGCGTGATCATCTCCGGCGAGGGCCTCGCCGCGTACGACCTGTTCGCCGAGCAGATCCGCGACGCCTTCACCGCGTCGGCCTTCGGCACGGCCGCGCAGTGCGACCTGCTGACGCGTCCGTTGCCCTTCGACGAGTGGGCGCGCGGCGCCGCGGCCACCGCCATCCAGTCCTTCATCGGCGGTCCGACCCGCGGCCAGGGATGA
- a CDS encoding alpha-galactosidase D, translated as MRSSSYSPGTPARRSTRAVLVLALTAAMATTLPAARAATPTASTPTSTSTTTSTTSSAAGAEAVAAKPYMGWSSWSMQSSKYPGLNPDGDYSYLTEKNVLKQADALAAKLKPYGYEYVNLDAGWWRAKDWKPGFDEYARQKADPGRFPRGMKPVADHIHGKGLKAGIYLPVGLEKEAYGEGKIPIWNAEGCTTADIVYGDLRTTNGWDSAYKLDFSNPCAQMYVDSQARLFADWGYDFLKLDGVGPGSGKNGDQYDNVADVAAWQKAIAATGRPIHLEISWSLDIGRVADWKKYSNGWRIDTDVECYCNTLVSWENSVDDRWDDAPGWTRHAGPGGWNDLDSLDVGNGQMDGLTKAERQSYATLWAIAKSPLYTGDDLTKLDSYGVSLLTNREVIALNQGSTPPARPVTPSDPQQVWAAKNADGSYTVALFNLADAPAAVTADWSTLGFTGKASVRDLWNRENLGTHTNKVTQALPAHGSRLFTVTPRGAALASTGYEAESTTNTLSGNASVADCSACSGGKKVGNLYVGGKLRFNDVVVAKAGTYMVKVGYVNGDARSIDVSANGNGARHHKFPSTGDWGTAETVSVPVTLKAGANTITFDSGTGYAPDIDRIDVPKSS; from the coding sequence ATGAGGTCATCCTCGTACTCTCCCGGTACCCCTGCCCGTCGCTCCACAAGAGCCGTGCTCGTCCTGGCCCTCACCGCGGCCATGGCGACGACCCTCCCGGCGGCCCGGGCCGCCACTCCCACTGCCTCCACTCCTACGAGCACATCCACGACAACGTCCACGACATCGTCCGCCGCCGGTGCCGAGGCCGTCGCGGCCAAGCCGTACATGGGCTGGTCGAGTTGGAGCATGCAGTCCTCGAAGTACCCCGGACTCAACCCCGACGGCGACTACAGCTACCTCACCGAGAAGAACGTCCTCAAGCAGGCGGACGCCCTGGCGGCCAAGCTCAAGCCGTACGGGTACGAGTACGTCAACCTCGACGCCGGATGGTGGCGGGCCAAGGACTGGAAGCCCGGATTCGACGAGTACGCCCGTCAGAAGGCGGACCCGGGCCGCTTCCCGCGTGGTATGAAGCCCGTCGCCGACCACATCCACGGCAAGGGACTCAAGGCGGGCATCTACCTGCCCGTCGGCCTGGAGAAGGAGGCGTACGGGGAGGGCAAGATCCCCATCTGGAACGCGGAGGGCTGCACGACCGCCGACATCGTGTACGGCGACCTGCGCACCACCAACGGCTGGGACAGCGCCTACAAGCTCGACTTCTCCAACCCCTGCGCCCAGATGTACGTCGACTCGCAGGCACGGCTCTTCGCCGACTGGGGCTACGACTTCCTCAAGCTCGACGGGGTCGGACCGGGTTCCGGCAAGAACGGCGACCAGTACGACAACGTTGCCGACGTCGCCGCCTGGCAGAAGGCCATCGCCGCCACCGGCCGCCCGATCCACCTGGAGATCTCCTGGTCGCTCGACATCGGCCGGGTCGCCGACTGGAAGAAGTACTCCAACGGCTGGCGCATCGACACCGACGTCGAGTGCTACTGCAACACCCTTGTCAGCTGGGAGAACTCGGTCGACGACCGCTGGGACGACGCCCCCGGCTGGACCCGCCACGCGGGCCCCGGCGGCTGGAACGACCTGGACTCCCTGGACGTCGGCAACGGCCAGATGGACGGCCTCACCAAGGCCGAGCGGCAGAGCTACGCGACCCTGTGGGCCATCGCCAAGTCCCCGCTCTACACCGGTGACGACCTGACCAAGCTCGACTCCTACGGTGTGTCGCTGCTGACCAACCGCGAGGTCATCGCCCTCAACCAGGGCAGCACACCGCCCGCCCGCCCGGTCACCCCGTCCGACCCCCAGCAGGTGTGGGCGGCCAAGAACGCCGACGGCAGCTACACCGTGGCCCTGTTCAACCTCGCCGACGCGCCCGCCGCCGTCACCGCCGACTGGTCGACCCTCGGCTTCACAGGCAAGGCCTCCGTACGGGACCTGTGGAACCGCGAGAACCTCGGCACGCACACGAACAAGGTGACGCAGGCGCTGCCCGCCCACGGCTCCCGGCTGTTCACCGTCACCCCGCGCGGCGCCGCCCTCGCCTCGACCGGCTACGAGGCCGAGTCGACCACCAACACCCTCAGCGGCAACGCCTCCGTCGCCGACTGCTCCGCCTGCTCGGGCGGCAAGAAGGTCGGCAACCTCTACGTCGGCGGCAAGCTCCGCTTCAACGACGTCGTCGTCGCCAAGGCCGGTACGTACATGGTGAAGGTCGGCTACGTCAACGGTGACGCACGCTCCATCGACGTCTCCGCGAACGGCAACGGCGCCAGGCACCACAAGTTCCCCTCCACCGGGGACTGGGGAACCGCCGAGACCGTCAGCGTGCCCGTCACCCTCAAGGCCGGCGCCAACACCATCACCTTCGACAGCGGCACCGGCTACGCCCCGGACATCGACCGCATCGACGTCCCGAAGTCGTCCTGA
- a CDS encoding glycosyl hydrolase family 95 catalytic domain-containing protein has protein sequence MDNNPTEPSRRRLLSLAAAAGVATALGGLPAFTASAAPQRPADAPLPKGSSRNQLWWQTPGDEHSMIEQGLPVGNGRLGALASNDPGRELLLITDATMWTGGLNDKLDSDGQFPYDRENFGSFTLLGRLTVDIPDHDLSAVNGYRRTLDLAQGVVTTTYVRSGVTYERQIFASRPDDAIVLHFTQSGGGRYTGSIALDGTHGESVTGTSFGAAFPNGLRYGAAVKASGSGGSVRVNGPRIDFSGCRELTVVVSGGTNYAPDASTDYRDPSLDPERLARTKVRDAAAHSADTLLRTHVADHRELFEQLDISLGTSSDEQRSLDTWERLGARARNGEPDPELEAAYLQFGRYLMISGSRGSLPLNLQGLWLDGNDPDWMGDYHTDINIQMNYWMADRAGLSQCFDALTDYCLAQFGSWTKLTNDLYNDPRNRYRNSTGKVAGWTVAFSTNIHGGNGWWWHPAGNAWLCTTLWEHYEFTRSRSHLARIYPLLKGACEFWEARLITTTLPGTSREVLIDDSDWSPEHGPQDAKGITYAQELVWVLFDHFLTASKELKKDSAYAKKIGGLQKRLYLPKVSPKTGWLEEWMSPDNLGETTHRHLSPLIGLFPGDRIRPDDSTPPEIVEGATALLTARGMESFGWANAWRSLCWARLKDADKAYQLIVNNLRPSIDGGNGTAPNLFDIYEVEKSRGIFQIEANFGTPAAMIEMLLYSRPGHLELLPALPDAWAKSGSVTGVGVRGGFTVDLRWRDGKPTEARIHSVGGRTTTVAYGNTSRTVTLKPGGSVTLRDFAR, from the coding sequence ATGGACAACAACCCGACCGAGCCCAGCCGACGAAGACTCCTCTCCCTGGCAGCGGCGGCCGGCGTCGCCACCGCCCTCGGCGGCCTGCCCGCCTTCACCGCGTCGGCCGCACCCCAGCGACCCGCCGACGCCCCGCTCCCCAAGGGCAGTTCACGCAACCAGCTGTGGTGGCAGACGCCCGGCGACGAGCACTCGATGATCGAACAGGGCCTGCCCGTCGGCAACGGCCGCCTCGGCGCCCTCGCGAGCAACGACCCCGGCCGTGAACTCCTCCTGATCACCGACGCCACCATGTGGACCGGCGGCCTCAACGACAAGCTCGACTCCGACGGCCAGTTCCCCTACGACCGCGAGAACTTCGGCTCGTTCACGCTCCTCGGCCGCCTCACCGTCGACATCCCCGACCACGACCTGTCCGCCGTGAACGGCTACCGCCGCACCCTCGACCTCGCGCAGGGCGTGGTGACCACGACGTACGTCCGCTCCGGAGTGACGTACGAGCGGCAGATCTTCGCCAGCCGCCCCGACGACGCGATCGTCCTGCACTTCACACAGAGCGGCGGCGGCCGTTACACCGGCAGCATCGCCCTCGACGGGACGCACGGAGAGAGCGTGACGGGTACCTCCTTCGGTGCCGCATTCCCGAACGGTCTGCGCTACGGCGCGGCCGTGAAGGCGTCCGGCAGCGGCGGCAGCGTCCGGGTGAACGGCCCGCGGATCGACTTCTCCGGCTGCAGGGAACTGACCGTCGTGGTGAGCGGCGGCACCAACTACGCGCCCGACGCCTCCACCGACTACCGCGATCCGTCCCTCGACCCCGAGCGACTGGCCCGTACGAAGGTCCGCGACGCGGCGGCCCACTCGGCGGACACCCTGCTGCGCACCCATGTCGCCGACCACCGCGAGCTGTTCGAGCAATTGGACATCTCCCTCGGTACGTCGTCGGACGAGCAGCGCTCCCTGGACACCTGGGAACGACTCGGGGCGCGGGCCCGGAACGGCGAGCCCGATCCCGAACTGGAGGCCGCCTACCTGCAGTTCGGCCGCTATCTGATGATCTCCGGTTCCCGCGGCAGTCTCCCGCTCAACCTCCAGGGGCTGTGGCTCGACGGCAACGACCCGGACTGGATGGGCGACTACCACACGGACATCAACATCCAGATGAACTACTGGATGGCCGACCGGGCCGGGCTGTCCCAGTGCTTCGACGCGCTCACCGACTACTGCCTCGCCCAGTTCGGGTCCTGGACGAAGCTCACCAACGACCTCTACAACGACCCGCGCAACCGCTACCGCAACTCCACCGGGAAGGTCGCGGGCTGGACCGTCGCCTTCTCCACCAACATCCATGGCGGAAACGGCTGGTGGTGGCATCCGGCGGGCAACGCCTGGCTGTGCACGACCCTGTGGGAGCACTACGAGTTCACCCGGTCGCGCTCCCATCTGGCGAGGATCTACCCGCTCCTGAAGGGTGCCTGCGAGTTCTGGGAGGCGCGGCTGATCACCACGACACTTCCCGGCACCTCGCGGGAAGTGCTCATAGACGACAGCGACTGGTCGCCCGAGCACGGTCCGCAGGACGCCAAGGGCATCACCTACGCGCAGGAACTGGTGTGGGTGCTGTTCGACCACTTCCTCACGGCGTCCAAGGAGTTGAAGAAGGACTCCGCCTACGCGAAGAAGATCGGCGGCCTCCAGAAGCGGCTGTATCTGCCGAAGGTCAGCCCCAAGACGGGCTGGCTGGAGGAGTGGATGTCGCCCGACAACCTCGGCGAGACCACCCACCGGCACCTCTCCCCGCTGATCGGGCTCTTCCCCGGGGACCGCATCCGCCCCGACGACTCCACCCCTCCGGAGATCGTCGAGGGCGCGACTGCCCTGCTCACCGCGCGCGGCATGGAGAGCTTCGGCTGGGCCAACGCCTGGCGCAGTCTGTGCTGGGCCCGGCTCAAGGACGCGGACAAGGCCTACCAGCTGATCGTCAACAACCTCCGTCCGTCGATCGACGGCGGCAACGGCACGGCCCCCAACCTCTTCGACATCTACGAAGTGGAGAAGAGCCGCGGCATCTTCCAGATCGAGGCCAACTTCGGCACACCCGCGGCGATGATCGAGATGCTCCTGTACTCCCGCCCGGGCCACCTGGAACTGCTCCCGGCCCTCCCCGACGCCTGGGCGAAGTCCGGCTCCGTCACGGGAGTCGGCGTCCGCGGCGGCTTCACCGTCGACCTGCGCTGGCGCGACGGGAAGCCCACCGAGGCCCGGATCCACAGCGTCGGCGGCCGGACGACGACGGTGGCGTACGGCAACACGTCCCGCACGGTGACCCTGAAGCCCGGCGGGTCCGTCACGCTGCGGGACTTCGCCCGATGA